tctctctctctctctctctctctctctctctctctctctctctctctctctctctctctgtcaccccttCACTTACTCCTTCACTttgtctgcatgtgtttgtgtttagtgcGTTACGATAGCACAGTCGCCTTCTTGGGATAGACGGACAACAGCCAAGTGTGGCAGGAACAACACAGACACCAGAGCTGTGGCATGACACTTTCTTAATCCGTTAGAGTGCACTTTCATCAAGACACTGAAGAGTTAGATTACTTTCAAATACGTTTTTTTTACCTGAAGGCAAACTAGTTTCTCACACAGTTGTGACAGAGCTTCATCGTATCTTACTTTATTACGGTGTTATAAGCCGTAACCTGTTCTTTTACTGTATCACACAACCCTGTTCCTTCTTATCTCACTTCATGTGACTGTATTCTTTCTGCACTGGGTACTTGTCTTCTCCTACCCCCTTTTCAATTTCCTCCCTTATCTCAGTTTTCTAAACCCAGCCTGTATCTGTTTCACTCCCCTGCTTTTACTTTtactttcttctctcctttagccctccctccctccctccctccctccctccctccctccctccctccctccctccctccctccctccctccctccctccctccctccctccctccctccctccctccctccctccctccctccctccctccctcctggctgAGCAGGAGGACAGCAGCCTCTgctatccccccctcctcctgctgaaTAATGGGGAGAAATTGCTCTTGATTTATAATTGGTTCCATTCACACTGATGTATGAGCTGTCAAAGGATCTGGGGCCCCTtttaccctccccccctcccccctctcccccctctccctccactcctctctctccaaccaccCTGATGTAATGAAGTTGTTTTagcaatttattttattattattttttatcttaGTAACTCGAATTAATTTTCAGAATAGTTGACTGCATATATAGTCAGTTATTTCTAGTGTTATTTCAATGGACCACATCTGTGGTGATGTGCCATTTTGTTGCTGTTTGAATTGGATGGGTGTAATTTTTTTCTGTAAGAGTATGCTTTTATCAtccactgtgtgagtgtgtgtgtgtgagtgtgtgtgagtgtgtgtgtgtgagtgtgtgtgaaatgctGGGAATGAGTTGCTAGTCTCTTCCCTCCAGTATGGGAGTGATTACTCTGTGATCCTGTGCCCGGGCTACAGGCTCCCAGTGAAATATTCTCAGAAATGGACCGTTTTCCCTACAGAGATccaacatgcgcacacacacacacacacaccacacacacacacaccacacacacacacccacacacacacacaccacacacacacacaccacacacacacacccacacacacaaacacccacacacacaggcacatttgTGTTACACAGGCAGTGGAACGCTTATATTAGAAAGGCTCTGAATGCTTAATAGTTGATCCCACTTTCCAACGATGTACTAAAAGTTTGAGCACATATTGTAAAACCGGAGAAATTAAAAAGCAGTGGTTGGTGTTGgtgctgatgcacacacacactgatcagtAGTAGGCTGATGTGAAGAAACAATCACATCAGCCTACTACTGATGGGAACTAGAACCACCTGATGGAGCTCCATTAGGTGGTTCTAGTTCCCATGGTCTGGGAGGACACCATTGGCATCCTGTGCCTGCTAGCCTGAGGAATGTGGGATGGAggcgttggtggtggtggtggtggtggtgggggtggtggtgggggtgtatCCATAGCCTTCTGAGGTGGTGCACCTTAATTAGCCTTCTCTGGTTAATTCAGGCTCGTTATCTAAATTATGCAAATGCAGCGGTGCCTAATTGATTAGACTTAGCTTGATCCTCCTCGTTAATCCTCAAGATGGTCTGTAGCTCGTTAGCATtgtaggagggggtggggtatgGGGGGGCTCGTTAAGACTTTGTGAAGGGTGTAGGGATGGGGGGGACTTTGGAACCTTGTTAGAGATGCTTTTGATGTCAAGTTTCTGGCAtgggactgagggagagagttcTGGCCTGGGTGGAGTGGAGGATTTGAggctcctccacctgcctggtAAACGGTCCTCTGCCAAACTCAGAACAAGGCCCAGAATGTTCCGTTCATGTTCCTGCTCTGATGAGAGTAGTGGGATCAAGGAATACACCCGCCTCTGTGTGGAAGCTACGTCATGGCGACGTCATGGCGACAGTGCGGCGGCACACACAGGGCTGGTGTAGCTGAGGTCTGTACGACAGCACGCTGTAGAAGAACGTCTTCACGACTGTTCCCTAGCTGCACAGGTCTGCTCAGGAGACATCAGCAGAGACTGTCCTACTTTCTATCCGCTGCTGGTCGGTGCCTCTTGGTCAAGAACTTCAAGACTGTCCAGCCGAGAAGCGCGTTGCTCCATCCCACCATGCCTGTTGGAGacggggcaggcaggcaggcaggcaggctggctggcaggccgggctggctggctggctggctggctggctggctggcaggccgggctggctggctggctggctggctgggctgggctggcaggctggcctgGTGGCGTGGTTAACCACACTGGTAGTATCCCCCCCCGCCATGCTCCCCCTCTCAACCCTAGCCTTAGCTAAAGGCCAGCAAACAGATTGACTGAGCGGGGGGGAAAATATGTTGGACATTCAGCGTCGCTTTCGCAcacgctctccacacacacacactctcattgacaggaccctgctctctcctcctgctcgcctgccagtaccccccccccccccccccccattaatgTGGACCCCCTTTCTGCTTTCTCAACCCCCACCACACTCCACCCACCTAACTCTGCACCTCGCCTTCACCCATCTCCTTCACCCATTCCTAAGGCATtaacccccccttctctcccccttcacacacacacacacccactactCTCCAACCTCTTGGTcatttagaccccccccccccccacacacacacactctcccaccccaccctcctcctcccccctctggccATTGAGCAGAACCATTAGCTCCTCTCTGGGCCCTTCAGAGCAGCGTCTCCCTGTTCTCTGGGGGGCTGCGGGGTCTTTGTCCGCGCTGGCTCACTGCTTTACAATGAGTCTCCACTCTATTAAGGTGCGTTCTGCCTGTTAGCGTCGCCTGGGGCAACCGGCCTCCCGCATGGCTGCTATGCAGCGCGGCATTGTGGGCCGTGGGCCTGAGCAGGGCCGTTGAACCCGNNNNNNNNNNNNNNNNNNNNNNNNNNNNNNNNNNNNNNNNNNNNNNNNNNNNNNNNNNNNNNNNNNNNNNNNNNNNNNNNNNNNNNNNNNNNNNNNNNNNATCTCCGTTTGTCATCTCCTGTCGAACATATTCAGAGCTAATTCGGATCAAGCCACCCTTCAGAACTTCCTTTCAGAACTCTGACAGCGATCCCTGTCGTGCCACAGGTGTAACCTGGTGGTCCCCTGCCCTGGCCCCCCACCTCTGAGCCCGCAGGGCCCCGTAGCGCTGCAGCGTGCTGCTGGTTGTAGCGGAGCTTCCTCTCCGGCGTCTCCTcggcagcagggaggggaggggggccggcCGGCGGTGAAGAGCGGGCGCCAGGCGCTCCTGGACGGCTCGGATCCGCCGGCCCTGGGAGCGCAGCCTGGATACCAGCCGCACCTTGGCATCCCGCAGGGCCATGATGCGAGCGTTCATCTGGGCCTTCTTCGCATGGATCTGATGGGGAGGGTAGGCAGGTGGGAATCATGGAgtcagagggggtgagaggggggggctgaggggtgagagggaggggctgaggggtgagagggaggggccgaggggtgagagggaggggccgaggggtgagaggggtgagagggaggggccgaggggtgagagggaggggccgagggatgagagggaggggccgagggatgagagggaggggccgaggggtgagagggaggggccgaggggtgagagggaggggccgaggggtgagagggaggggctgaggggtgagagggaggggccgaggggtgagagggaggggctgaggggtgagagggaggggccgaggggtgagagggaggggctgaggggtgagagggaggggccgaggggtgagagggagggtccGAGCAGggtctgacctcctcctccagaatgACCAGCTGagccctcttcttctctgcgtTCATCCTCAGGTGCTCCGGGACGGTGAAGTCTTTGGCCGTCTTCAGCTTGAAGTCGCCCATGTTCTCTGTGGCCCACCTGACGGCACGCACGTCCTCCGGGTCCTCGCAGTCCTCGTTGGGTTTGGCGTCGTACCTGAGGACCGGAGAGGGACACAGGgtcagagaggaacagggacCAGCGCGGGgccggagagagggacacagggtCAGTGAGGAACAGGGACCAGCGCGGGgccggagagagggacacagggtcagagaggaacagggacCGGCGCGGGgccggagagagggacacagggtcagagaggaacagggagagagcgagcgcgTGTCGGCAGAGTGTCTGAAAGGTGTGCGTGCTCTCACAGCTGggcccactccctcctcctgctctggaTCTTGGCGCGGGCGCGCTCAGCCTTCTCCGCAGCCTTGCGCAGCTTCTCCGCCTGGCGCCCCGCCAGCTTGGAGCCCCCTGGGTGGACCCCCCGCGGGGGCAGGCctgcctccccggcctcctgctcccctggagagacaccacacacacacacacactttagaggTCACAAAGACaaaaggcacaaacacacaaccaaacacacacaggtacacatcaACCTTTCTCCTACCTGTGTCTTTGGAGCTGTCTTTGCCCACCTCAGCCTTCCTCTTGCGCTCCTGTgccgccgccccccccgcccccccccgcccggctGCGCTCCTTAACCTGGTGGAAGCGCTCCGACAGCGCCAGCAGGCGATAGGTGGAGATCCTGTGGTCACTCTGGAACGCTACCACGGTAACGGTCTCTGACTCTAGAGAGTCCCAGAACCTGAACAGAagagaggcgggagagagggaggcacagGATAaacacagcgtgtgtgtgtgcagatgctgtgtgtgtgtgcagatgctgtgtgtgtgtgtgtgtgtgtgcagatgctgtgtgtgtgtgtgtgtgcgtgtgcatgtggcaCCTCTCCTGCAGTTTGTTCAGGCCGAGGCGGTGCCGCTCCACCTCCCAGGCcagctccctcctcacctccctcaccctctgagccgtcagcctctctgtctcctctctgaagCGCCGGTCCAACTCCAGCTcctgagcacacagcacacacacataatagtgtgcatgtgtgtgtgcctgtgtgtatgtgtctgtgtatctgtgtgagtgtgtgtctgtgtgagtgtgtgtaccgtgttagtgtgtgtgcctgtgtgagtgtgtgtgtgtgtgtaccgtgttagtgtgtgtgtgtgtaccgtgttagagtgtgtgtgagtgtgtgtgtgtgtgtgtgagtgtgtgtgtgtgtaccgtgttagtgtgtgtgtgtgtgtgtaccgtgcggTGCAGCTGGACGTGTGGAGGCAGGGTCTGGTTCTCCAGCAGCACGAGTCTGAACTGGTTCTGGAGCTCCGTCAGCTTCTTACGACGCTCCACCTTCCTAAGCTCCGCCTCCCGCCGCATGCGCTCCATCTCCAGCTTCTGCTTGGCCGTTTCGATGCTGCGGGCGGCCGatagagacggagagagcgacagacacagagagtgtgtgagagagagagagagagacagacagacagagagacagagagagacagagagagagcgagagacagagagagagagagagagagagagagagagagagagagagcgagagagacagacagacagagagagagacagagagacagagagagagcgagagagagagagagagagagagagagagagagagagagagagagagagagagagagagagagagagagagagagagagagagagagagagagagagagagaggcctgacACCACAGTCAGGGTGTGTCCTCACCTGTACGCTGCTGGGTCCTCTATGTCCTGGGCCACGCCCTCCATCTCAATGCCCACCTGTCGCATCAAGAACAGGAGTTACTGAGGAGTCAGGACGACACCAAGTCTCACcagcagcccccctccctcccccccccccctccctcccccccccctacctccccccccctccctccccccctccctactgaccaggggggggggggcaccctgGCCCTTACTGACCCGGGGGGAGGGCACCCTGGCCCTGCTGCGCTGCAGGGCTGTCAGCAGCTCCTCCTGGGGCAGCAGGCTGAAGGAGAAGATGTTGCCGTCCTCCCCGGTCGTCAGCACAAACTGGTCGTCGTAGCTACAGCGCAGCTGGCGTACGTGTCCGTACTGGTTGTCGTGGACGCCGAGGGCCCAGAAGGCGTGCATGGAGGTCAGGTGTGCGtcggagggctggagagggtaGGCCCGGACCCTGCCTGAGTGCATGCCGCACAGCATCAGACTCCTGCTGGAGCTGGGACACATCgcaggacagggtcagggggaaCACTCCCCGAGGGACTGGGGGGGCGAGCACAGTTTGAGACAGGCAGCTGGGAGGACAGCTAGCTACCTGAAGGTGATGGTGCGTATGGGGTCTTGGTCAGTGTTGTGGACGGccaggaaagaggagggagcaTCCTGCCGCTCGGCTGGATCCTCGTCCTGCTGTTCAGAGAACCTGCAGTGGTACAGGTACCCTGAGTCATAGCCACCCTGCaacacagagcaggagagggtggttagtgtgtgtgtgtgtgtgtgcgtgtgtgtggttagtgtgtgtgtgtgtttgtggttagtgtgtgtggttagtgtgtgtgtgtgtgtgtttgtggttagtgtgtgtggttagtgtgtgtgtgtgggtttgtggttagtgtgtgtggttaatgtgtgtgtgtgtttgtggttagtgtgtgtggttagtgtgtgtgtgtgtggttagtgtgtgtgtgtgtgtgtgtggttagtgtgtgtgtgaggttagtgtgtgtgtggttagtgtgtgtgtgtggttagtgtgtgtgtggttagtgtgtgtgtggttagtgtgtgtgtgtggttagtgtgtgtggttagtgtgtgtgtgtggttagtgtgtgtgtgtgtgtggttagtgtgtgtgtggttagtgtgtgtgtggttagtgtgtgtggttagtgtgtgtgtgtggttagtgtgtgtgtggttagtgtgtgtgtggttagtgtgtgtgtggttagtgtgtgtaccatgGACAGCCAGAAGGCCCCAGGCTCAGAGTAAAAGCCACAGTGAAGAGGGCTGGGAGGGTCGGGGATGTAGATGGGCGgtaactcttcctcctcctcctcttcctcctgcagtTCCTCCTCTGTGGGATCTCGTTCCTGCTCCTTCGCTCTCTTCAGAcgcgcctctctctccttcatcttcttctccttcacAGCCTGCCTGCGTGcaatctcctgctctctctggaaCAAAGACATGAACGCTCAGtcatcagccagccagaccagccagccagagccAGACCAGGCCAGCCCGAGAGCCAGACCTGGCCAGCCAGAGAGCCAGACCAGGCAGCCAGAGAGCCAGACCTGGCCAGCCAGAGAGccagaccagccagccagagagccagagagccagCCAGAGAGCCAGACCAGGTCAGACTGGGATCATAGCACACCTGGATGCGTGACTTGATGCTGTGGAAGTGGAAGCAGCGAGTCGGGAGGCCGGAGATCTGATAGGTGGTGCCTGGCTTCTGGGCCTCCAGGTCCGGGGCCTGGACCTCGACCACATGACCGCTTACACACAGGATCAGCAGTGTGTTTGcgtcctgagcacacacacacacacgcacacacaaacataggggAATAACTTAGGTAAAGCCGTATGGCACTAGTACAGCCATGACACTTGCTAGAATAGTGTCTATGAACACTGAGAATAACCAAGAGGCAAACATGCCTTGATGTcaatgtgaggtgtgtgtcccAGGGAGAGATCCACCGTGAGTCCAGACTTACGTGGGACTGAGGCGACCACTCCAGCCCCTGGACAGGACCCGGAACAGTGACAAAGCCAACAGGGTGGTACTTATCCCCCACACTGAAGAAGAACACTGTGCAGTCAACACTCTAGacaccaaagaagaagaaaaaaataaaaaaacattttaaaaaaaggaaggaaggggaaaGTTTCACCAACAGCTTTCATGAAGCAAACCCTCTTCTGGATCAGATCCAGCAGTCCTTACCCCCGTGGCTAGAATCTCTCCATTTCGCTCATATGCAATGGCAGTCACAGGTGCATTGTGGGGCTTGAAGGCCTGTTTTAGGCGGAGCTCTGCATCGCCATAGTCACTGCGCCCTGCCACCACGTGCAGTCCCTGAGGGTTGTAGAGCTCTAGAAGGCGGACGACCCCGTCTTCAaagcccaccaccaccaaccccccGCTAGGATTCACCTGCAGGCAGGAGAGACTCAGGTGAACCAGCACTTCATTCACAACTGCTGGAAACAACATCCTCTCATACTATCCAAACTTGAATCTACTCTCACAAACACGGAGACATCATTGGTAAACACACCAGTCTTGGAGCCCAGGTCAGAGTTGTTCCTCCCTGCTTGTATCGACTGGTTGTCAGCTCTTTCTTTGCCAGGAAGTCAAAAATCCTGACCGAGCCTAACGGAGAGAGACaaaatgagaaagaggaagagagataggcAGCAAAAGAGCGTGTTCATGGGTGTGAGCAGTATTTGTAATCAAATTCCCGACAGTGTATGCTTGctgactcacgatctaaagtaGTCGTGGCCATCAGATGGCTGGTGGTGGACACGTCCATGCCCTGGATCACTCCCGCATGGAAGGAGAACAGGCACTCGGGCTCCTGGGTCTGTGCACCACGGAACACactcagttcacacacacagttacacacacacacactagactgcAGTATTGAGGCCAACAAGAGAGCAGGGAACTCACAATGTTGGAAAAGGAGAGATCCAATTTCCAGATGCCTCCATTGGAAtcctgacgacacacacacatggaaacagTTATCACCAATGCTGTGATGCTATTCTAATATCCTGACCTCAGAGCTCAGTGTCACTGTGTGTCATCTTTGCCCTCTGACCTGTGCGAACCAGATGAAAGAATCCGGCAGGGAGCTCTTGACCATGGAGGACAGGCAGACATTGCGTCCAATCACCATCTCATTCATGGGCTCAATTTCAAACAGCCCGCTGTCGTCACTGCAGTCTGCCGTGTCAATGCTCTCAAAGTCCCAGCCCTGGTGACATCATCAGAGCGGGACGAACAGACAcatcagagagagaacagttctGAGAGTACTTTAAACCATGTCATATGGACACCGCATTGTGAACCCTCCTGTCCTACCGTGTTGACCTCTATGAcctctgtgacctctgtgactcgGGTCTTACCCTGACCGCCCCGTCTGTGCCGATGGTTATGAGTTCTCCCTCGTCCAGAGAGAACTGCTGGATGGTGCCTGCATGGCACGTCCTGCCCCCTTTACGGCACATCTCCACCTTGATCAGCCCCCCGTCCCACAGCAGCATGTTCCCCCAGGCCGACCCTGacaccacctgacacacacacaggacggaCACACCGGAGAGTTCTACACAACAGCAAAAAGATCCTTTCTGTTTTTAGGA
Above is a genomic segment from Osmerus mordax isolate fOsmMor3 chromosome 15, fOsmMor3.pri, whole genome shotgun sequence containing:
- the LOC136958021 gene encoding LOW QUALITY PROTEIN: cilia- and flagella-associated protein 44 (The sequence of the model RefSeq protein was modified relative to this genomic sequence to represent the inferred CDS: deleted 1 base in 1 codon) is translated as MDSSENQKDSPGAEDDPSKEKQANVSEAEISDETEDVQQGENGLVEEEGKESFSVKKLPEDMFYNYEELYSRPVITADSDIPENLLHLSHSFGYDCERRANLQLLDERTLAFVAGNLLIFLDVRTKEQRYLRSCSGGGIGTIMAHPSKRYLTVAEKGYQPNIIIYEYPSLRPYRILRGGTGQAYSFVDFNRDGTLLASVGSAPDYMLTLWNWREEQVMLRCKAFSQDVYRVTFSPDNPGQLTTSGSGHIKFWKMASTFTGLKLQGFLGRFGKTALTDIEGYVELPDGKVVSGSAWGNMLLWDGGLIKVEMCRKGGRTCHAGTIQQFSLDEGELITIGTDGAVRGWDFESIDTADCSDDSGLFEIEPMNEMVIGRNVCLSSMVKSSLPDSFIWFAQDSNGGIWKLDLSFSNITQEPECLFSFHAGVIQGMDVSTTSHLMATTTLDRSVRIFDFLAKKELTTSRYKQGGTTLTWAPRLVNPSGGLVVVGFEDGVVRLLELYNPQGLHVVAGRSDYGDAELRLKQAFKPHNAPVTAIAYERNGEILATGSVDCTVFFFSVGDKYHPVGFVTVPGPVQGLEWSPQSHDANTLLILCVSGHVVEVQAPDLEAQKPGTTYQISGLPTRCFHFHSIKSRIQREQEIARRQAVKEKKMKEREARLKRAKEQERDPTEEELQEEEEEEEELPPIYIPDPPSPLHCGFYSEPGAFWLSMGGYDSGYLYHCRFSEQQDEDPAERQDAPSSFLAVHNTDQDPIRTITFSSSRSLMLCGMHSGRVRAYPLQPSDAHLTSMHAFWALGVHDNQYGHVRQLRCSYDDQFVLTTGEDGNIFSFSLLPQEELLTALQRSRARVPSPRVGIEMEGVAQDIEDPAAYSIETAKQKLEMERMRREAELRKVERRKKLTELQNQFRLVLLENQTLPPHVQLHRTELELDRRFREETERLTAQRVREVRRELAWEVERHRLGLNKLQERFWDSLESETVTVVAFQSDHRISTYRLLALSERFHQVKERSRAGGGGGAAAQERKRKAEVGKDSSKDTGLPPRGVHPGGSKLAGRQAEKLRKAAEKAERARAKIQSRRREWAQLYDAKPNEDCEDPEDVRAVRWATENMGDFKLKTAKDFTVPEHLRMNAEKKRAQLVILEEEIHAKKAQMNARIMALRDAKVRLVSRLRSQGRRIRAVQERLAPALHRRPAPLPSLLPRRRRRGSSATTSSTLQRYGALRAQRWGARAGDHQVTPVARQGSLSEF